The following proteins are co-located in the Styela clava chromosome 15, kaStyClav1.hap1.2, whole genome shotgun sequence genome:
- the LOC120334124 gene encoding CD9 antigen-like, whose translation MCWFSMAKYLLFAFNFVLWLGGAAVLGVGIWLVETGNEHVEVVGITIYESGAYVLIAAGSAAFLLGFLGCCGASKENTCLLGLYFGCVLVLVILQVAVGIWALANFNDIDDAVATSLDAFDLSKQSNADAYRDIEQAFQCCGKTNNTCQDWKGEISPYNPYGCECDPSAYTDATICKAYPTECTPTENKTYDFIFTKSCQKAITDFVIDNMEIIAGIGLAIGLIEILGLIFSCCMCQAIKKNQGYA comes from the exons ATGTGCTGGTTCTCAATGGCGAAGTATCTtctttttgctttcaattttgtGTTGTGG CTCGGTGGTGCTGCTGTACTCGGAGTTGGAATATGGCTCGTAGAAACCGGCAATGAACACGTTGAAGTGGTTGGGATAACGATATATGAAAGCG GAGCGTATGTTTTAATAGCAGCTGGCTCTGCCGCATTTCTTCTGGGCTTTCTTGGTTGCTGTGGAGCATCGAAAGAAAATACGTGTCTGCTGGGATTG TATTTTGGTTGTGTGCTAGTCCTGGTCATTTTACAAGTTGCTGTTGGAATCTGGGCTTTGGCTAATTTTAACGAC ATCGACGACGCGGTTGCCACAAGCTTGGATGCGTTTGATCTGTCAAAACAAAGTAATGCAGACGCTTACAGAGATATAGAGCAGGCg TTTCAATGCTGCGGCAAGACTAACAACACCTGCCAAGACTGGAAAGGCGAAATATCACCTTATAATCCGTACGGCTGTGAATGTGATCCATCTGCTTATACCGATGCCACAATATGTAAGGCTTACCCGACCGAATGTACTccaactgaaaataaaacgtaCGACTTTATATTCACCAAG AGTTGTCAGAAGGCAATCACAGACTTTGTGATTGATAACATGGAAATCATCGCTGGAATTGGGCTCGCCATTGGGCTAATCGAG atTCTGGGACTCATATTTTCATGCTGTATGTGCCAAGCTATCAAGAAAAACCAAGGATATGCATAA